From Acidimicrobiia bacterium, the proteins below share one genomic window:
- a CDS encoding ABC-2 family transporter protein, whose product MRKLIAVYAAEMKFAVANQMQYRWAAFFQLVGFLIEPVVYLVVWRTVAESGGPIGGYGVAEFTSYYIVWTLVRNMNLALAPGSWDYWIQSGRISNDLMHPVPIFHRQLAAFAGFKFVWILLWFPVAAGLSLIFKPDLSPTLVQGLVFFVAIWLGYVIRFSILFLMGLISFWTTRAQALIEIVMGAELLLSGRLVPLAVMPEWVERLAGWLPFQWTFQYPIEVLIGRLSDREVYVGLGLQFLWIGLLTGGIFLTWRRAIKRYTAVGS is encoded by the coding sequence GTGAGAAAGCTGATCGCCGTCTACGCGGCGGAGATGAAGTTCGCCGTCGCCAACCAGATGCAGTATCGGTGGGCGGCATTCTTCCAGCTGGTCGGGTTCCTCATCGAGCCTGTCGTGTACCTCGTCGTCTGGCGGACGGTGGCCGAATCGGGGGGCCCGATAGGCGGCTACGGAGTGGCAGAGTTCACGTCCTATTACATCGTCTGGACGCTGGTCAGGAACATGAACCTGGCCCTGGCTCCTGGTTCCTGGGACTACTGGATTCAATCGGGGCGGATATCCAACGACCTCATGCACCCGGTGCCGATCTTTCACCGTCAACTGGCGGCCTTCGCCGGTTTCAAGTTCGTCTGGATACTTCTCTGGTTCCCGGTGGCGGCCGGCCTGTCCCTCATCTTCAAACCCGATCTGAGCCCGACCCTGGTGCAGGGCCTGGTTTTCTTCGTGGCGATCTGGCTGGGATACGTCATCCGGTTCTCGATCTTGTTCTTGATGGGGCTGATCAGCTTCTGGACGACGCGCGCTCAGGCGTTGATCGAGATCGTGATGGGTGCCGAGCTTCTTCTGTCCGGCCGGTTGGTTCCGCTGGCCGTGATGCCCGAGTGGGTTGAGCGGCTCGCCGGATGGCTGCCGTTTCAGTGGACCTTCCAGTATCCGATCGAGGTCCTGATCGGCCGTCTGAGCGATCGAGAGGTATACGTGGGTCTCGGCCTGCAGTTCCTCTGGATAGGCCTCCTCACGGGTGGCATCTTCCTGACCTGGCGGCGCGCGATCAAGCGCTACACGGCGGTTGGGTCATGA
- a CDS encoding ATP-binding cassette domain-containing protein, with translation MATVDVQELRKVFKVPVRETGLRNSLRSLFKREHRMVEAVRGVSFSLEPGEIVGFLGPNGAGKTTTLKMLSGLLYPDGGVARVLGFRPERRDAEFLRRVALIMGNRNSLQWDLPVADSLELRKAIYEVDRVEFDRRISAYTEMLDVGELLTKPVRNLSLGERMKVEILASLVPHPQVLFLDEPTIGLDITMQKRIREFVRVYAAETGASVLLTSHYMADVTALAERVIVIHHGNILFDGGLAGLSDRFTAHKTIVVSVAGELGSLTELGRVVEQNTFKATLEVARDEIAAVAARLLAEYSVTDLSISDPPIEDVIEQAFAIGDVQEAEEAGESRL, from the coding sequence ATGGCGACCGTCGACGTTCAAGAACTTCGGAAAGTATTCAAGGTACCGGTCCGCGAGACCGGACTGCGTAACTCGCTGCGCTCGCTCTTCAAGCGGGAGCATCGGATGGTGGAGGCCGTCCGGGGCGTCTCCTTCTCACTGGAGCCGGGTGAGATAGTCGGATTCCTCGGGCCCAATGGGGCGGGCAAGACCACAACGTTGAAGATGCTTTCCGGTCTTCTCTACCCGGATGGTGGAGTAGCCAGAGTGCTCGGCTTCCGGCCGGAGCGTCGTGATGCGGAGTTCCTGCGAAGGGTGGCCTTGATCATGGGCAATCGCAACAGCCTCCAGTGGGACCTGCCGGTCGCAGATTCACTCGAACTGCGCAAAGCCATCTACGAGGTGGATCGTGTCGAGTTCGATCGGCGTATATCCGCCTACACGGAGATGCTCGATGTCGGCGAGCTTCTCACCAAGCCGGTGAGGAACCTGTCGCTCGGGGAGAGGATGAAGGTCGAGATACTCGCCTCCCTGGTACCCCATCCACAGGTGCTGTTCCTGGACGAACCGACCATCGGACTCGACATAACCATGCAAAAGCGGATCAGGGAGTTCGTGAGGGTTTACGCAGCCGAGACCGGTGCCAGCGTCTTGCTGACGAGCCACTACATGGCCGACGTGACCGCGCTGGCCGAGCGGGTGATCGTCATCCACCACGGCAACATCCTCTTCGATGGAGGCCTGGCCGGCCTGTCCGACCGCTTCACGGCGCACAAGACCATCGTTGTTTCGGTGGCAGGGGAGCTCGGCTCTCTCACCGAGCTGGGCCGTGTGGTCGAACAGAACACCTTCAAAGCGACCCTCGAGGTAGCCCGCGACGAGATCGCTGCAGTCGCGGCCCGGCTGCTCGCCGAATACTCGGTGACCGACCTCTCGATCTCGGACCCGCCGATCGAGGACGTCATCGAACAAGCTTTTGCCATCGGCGACGTCCAGGAGGCGGAGGAGGCAGGAGAGTCGAGGCTGTGA